In one Candidatus Omnitrophota bacterium genomic region, the following are encoded:
- a CDS encoding (2Fe-2S) ferredoxin domain-containing protein gives MSKITKEELDNIAKQPGKEDKDWIKVGMSSCGVAAGAEEVFKTLTEEVKKRNIKVAIKKCGCAGMCSVEPLVEVNVEGMPQVTYGKVDKDVAIQILDDHIHNHRLVNDHIYDIQVKKPNG, from the coding sequence ATGAGCAAGATAACAAAAGAAGAACTTGATAATATAGCGAAGCAGCCGGGAAAAGAAGATAAGGACTGGATAAAGGTCGGGATGTCGAGCTGCGGCGTCGCGGCCGGCGCCGAAGAGGTCTTCAAGACGCTCACCGAAGAGGTGAAGAAGAGGAATATCAAGGTCGCGATAAAAAAATGCGGCTGCGCCGGGATGTGTTCGGTCGAGCCGCTCGTCGAGGTTAACGTCGAGGGGATGCCCCAGGTCACCTACGGCAAGGTGGACAAGGACGTCGCGATACAGATCCTGGACGACCACATACACAACCACAGGCTGGTCAACGACCACATTTACGATATACAGGTAAAGAAACCGAATGGATAA
- a CDS encoding NAD(P)H-dependent oxidoreductase subunit E, producing the protein MHREEKLSADIENIVKKWEGKKGSLIMILHDIQNLYGYVPRATSLQLSNYMEVPLARIYEVITFYHFFKLEPPGKHLIQVCMGTACYLKGASDLLHELRDILGVREGATTKDGLFRLEVVRCLGCCGLAPVVKVDSKVYSKVTKDRVADILSEYEQEQVVK; encoded by the coding sequence ATGCACCGCGAAGAAAAATTATCCGCCGATATCGAGAATATCGTCAAGAAATGGGAGGGCAAGAAGGGCAGCCTGATCATGATCCTGCACGATATCCAGAATCTTTACGGATATGTCCCGCGCGCGACCTCTCTCCAGCTGTCGAACTACATGGAAGTCCCGCTCGCGAGGATATACGAAGTCATAACATTTTACCATTTCTTCAAGCTTGAGCCGCCCGGCAAGCACCTTATCCAGGTCTGCATGGGCACCGCCTGCTACCTCAAAGGCGCCTCAGACCTGCTCCATGAACTGCGCGATATACTCGGCGTCAGGGAAGGGGCTACCACCAAAGACGGGCTTTTCCGCCTCGAAGTCGTAAGGTGCCTCGGCTGCTGCGGGCTTGCCCCGGTCGTGAAGGTCGACAGCAAGGTCTACAGCAAGGTCACGAAGGACCGCGTTGCTGATATACTCTCCGAATATGAACAGGAACAGGTAGTCAAATGA
- a CDS encoding tetratricopeptide repeat protein: MIEIGKKRNYIISAILIAISFIALRPALAYLLYRRAGDYMSARIVPDAARTYEKTLAFNGKDVDSRNWLAYCYSLMGRDDKALIEYKKAIELDPDNAVALFDVGMMYKKGGDIKTAKEYFSKAASAGKSPNVTDQNYKFYTRSAKMMLEIIAKKEKGLAAP, from the coding sequence ATGATAGAGATAGGAAAAAAACGAAATTATATCATAAGCGCGATACTCATCGCGATATCGTTTATCGCCCTGAGGCCGGCCCTGGCGTATCTGCTCTACAGGCGCGCAGGGGATTACATGAGCGCGAGGATAGTCCCCGACGCCGCGAGGACTTACGAGAAGACGCTTGCCTTTAACGGAAAGGACGTCGACTCGAGGAACTGGCTGGCGTATTGTTACAGCCTCATGGGCCGCGACGACAAGGCCCTCATCGAATACAAGAAGGCGATAGAGTTGGACCCCGACAACGCCGTCGCCCTTTTTGACGTGGGAATGATGTATAAAAAAGGGGGAGATATCAAAACGGCAAAGGAATATTTCTCTAAAGCGGCCTCCGCGGGGAAAAGCCCGAATGTCACCGACCAGAATTATAAGTTTTACACAAGATCCGCCAAGATGATGCTGGAGATCATCGCGAAAAAGGAAAAAGGGCTCGCCGCCCCGTAG
- a CDS encoding cytochrome c biogenesis protein CcdA, whose protein sequence is MTMTFDVAAITNIIKEGSPWTFVVVFWAAAVLSLASCTIIRIPVIVGLIGGVSTSKKRAFLLTLSFVSALVLSYTLMGVMFSLIGSLAGHMMRLSRYFYYLVAIIVLPVGLQMAGLVRFRFFEDTVSRVLQIRHGGMLGAFLFGFVFVLFEAPTCPVCGPFLLVIASLGILKQNLLYCILLFFTYALGQAFPIILVGVFSGIVKYIYPKVEMVEKVAPIIGGNILILLAISLFILG, encoded by the coding sequence ATGACCATGACTTTTGATGTCGCCGCAATTACGAATATAATAAAAGAAGGCTCGCCCTGGACTTTCGTCGTCGTATTCTGGGCGGCCGCGGTCCTCAGCCTCGCCTCCTGCACCATCATCAGGATACCTGTGATAGTCGGCCTTATCGGCGGCGTATCCACGTCCAAGAAGAGGGCATTTTTGCTGACCCTTTCTTTCGTATCCGCCCTCGTCCTGAGCTATACGCTTATGGGCGTCATGTTCTCGCTTATTGGCTCCCTTGCCGGCCATATGATGAGATTAAGCAGGTACTTTTATTATCTCGTTGCCATCATCGTCCTGCCGGTCGGACTTCAGATGGCGGGGCTTGTCAGGTTCAGGTTCTTTGAGGATACCGTATCGCGCGTCTTACAGATACGGCACGGCGGGATGCTGGGCGCTTTCCTGTTCGGGTTCGTCTTTGTCCTCTTTGAGGCCCCTACATGCCCGGTCTGCGGCCCGTTCCTTTTGGTCATCGCGAGCCTCGGAATCCTTAAACAGAACCTCCTCTATTGCATCCTGTTATTTTTCACCTACGCGCTCGGCCAGGCGTTCCCGATAATACTGGTCGGGGTCTTCAGCGGCATCGTCAAGTATATTTACCCCAAGGTGGAGATGGTGGAAAAGGTCGCCCCTATAATAGGCGGCAACATACTCATACTGCTGGCAATATCCTTATTTATTCTGGGGTGA
- a CDS encoding TIGR00730 family Rossman fold protein: protein MRKDVAIVNDFTQEDTWRIFRIMSEFVDGFETLSKAGQAVSIFGSSRFKPGTKYYKMAEETAYLLAKEGYAIITGSGPAIMEAANKGAKRAKGHSIGLNIQIPLEQEANKYVDTLLDFRYFFVRKVMFVKYAKAFVIMPGGYGTLDEFFEAINLIQTQRIQKFPVVMMGSGYWKGMIDWLKSTVLKSGAISKEDLKLFTIVDEPKDVVGVIKKFYNKQAREKSA from the coding sequence ATGCGCAAGGATGTCGCCATCGTAAATGATTTCACGCAGGAGGACACCTGGCGGATATTCAGGATAATGTCCGAGTTCGTCGACGGGTTCGAGACGCTTTCCAAGGCCGGCCAGGCCGTGTCGATATTCGGCTCCAGCCGTTTCAAGCCCGGCACTAAATATTACAAGATGGCCGAGGAGACCGCTTACCTGCTCGCCAAGGAAGGATACGCCATCATAACCGGCAGCGGCCCCGCGATCATGGAGGCCGCAAATAAGGGCGCGAAGAGGGCGAAAGGCCACTCGATAGGCCTGAATATCCAGATACCTCTCGAACAAGAAGCCAATAAATACGTGGACACCCTCCTCGATTTTCGCTATTTCTTCGTCAGGAAAGTCATGTTCGTTAAATACGCGAAGGCCTTCGTGATAATGCCCGGAGGGTACGGCACGCTCGACGAATTCTTCGAGGCCATCAACCTTATCCAGACCCAGCGCATCCAGAAATTCCCGGTGGTCATGATGGGAAGCGGGTACTGGAAGGGGATGATCGACTGGCTCAAGTCGACGGTCCTTAAGAGCGGGGCAATATCCAAAGAAGACCTTAAGCTCTTCACGATCGTGGATGAGCCGAAAGACGTTGTCGGTGTGATAAAGAAATTTTACAATAAGCAGGCGAGAGAAAAATCAGCGTGA
- a CDS encoding glucose-6-phosphate isomerase (catalyzes the formation of D-fructose 6-phosphate from D-glucose 6-phosphate), producing the protein MKELKFDFNNMFGFNVGKENGVEETELNALSYSVKEAHEHLASVLADSRNRVKLGLEWTRLPFQDKKEIKNIRKLGNEIAKKYENVISLGIGGSYLGLKAAQDALCPPYYNEFAGARKKRPRVYFEGNNLDPDTLSVLLKNLNPKKTFVVVISKSGETTETKTAFIAVENWLKKGAGKDYGRQIFAITDPESGSLRKIVDRHREKDKLSFRNLPLMKGVGGRFSEFNMGLLHLAIIGIDIEKVLEGAADMCKRCGTIDLYRNPAYMYAALHTILYRMKGKDIAIIMPFSETLKSTADWYVQMLAESLGKKYARKINKARDGREEWVNDTGRVVNAGRTPISARGTNDLHSIQQNNIEGMNNKVVTFIRVEKFNNEIKVPSGPESGILAGKKFSEMITLAQEATEWALVRESRPNCTIMMREASAYNWGALLFFFEMATAFEGELLGVNAFDQPGVEGYKNYMYYKLGKPGLSEKVADEIKNNPLLKNPKFIL; encoded by the coding sequence ATGAAAGAACTGAAATTCGATTTCAATAACATGTTCGGTTTCAATGTCGGAAAAGAGAATGGCGTCGAGGAAACGGAATTAAACGCCCTCTCCTACTCCGTAAAAGAGGCGCATGAACACCTGGCCTCTGTCCTGGCCGACAGCCGCAACAGGGTAAAATTGGGCCTTGAATGGACGCGCCTGCCTTTCCAGGATAAAAAGGAAATAAAAAATATCCGGAAGCTGGGGAACGAGATAGCGAAAAAATACGAGAACGTGATATCCCTGGGCATAGGCGGTTCGTATCTCGGCCTGAAGGCGGCGCAGGACGCCCTTTGTCCTCCTTATTATAACGAATTCGCCGGCGCCAGGAAGAAACGGCCGAGGGTATATTTCGAGGGGAATAACCTCGACCCGGACACGCTGTCTGTGCTGCTGAAAAATTTAAATCCGAAAAAGACATTTGTGGTAGTCATCTCCAAATCAGGCGAGACGACCGAGACTAAGACCGCCTTTATCGCCGTCGAGAACTGGCTTAAGAAAGGCGCGGGCAAGGACTACGGCAGGCAGATATTCGCGATAACCGACCCCGAATCCGGGAGCCTGCGCAAGATCGTAGACCGGCACCGGGAGAAGGACAAGCTGAGTTTCAGGAACCTCCCGCTGATGAAAGGCGTGGGCGGAAGGTTCTCGGAATTCAATATGGGCCTCCTTCATCTCGCGATAATCGGCATCGACATAGAGAAAGTCCTCGAGGGCGCCGCTGATATGTGCAAAAGGTGCGGGACGATCGACCTCTACAGGAACCCCGCATACATGTACGCGGCCCTGCACACGATACTCTACAGGATGAAAGGCAAGGATATAGCCATAATCATGCCTTTCTCCGAGACTTTGAAATCCACTGCCGACTGGTACGTCCAGATGCTCGCCGAGAGCCTGGGGAAGAAATATGCCAGGAAGATAAACAAGGCGCGGGACGGGCGCGAGGAATGGGTAAACGACACCGGCCGCGTAGTAAACGCCGGGCGCACTCCTATCTCCGCGCGCGGGACGAACGACCTGCATTCCATCCAGCAGAACAACATCGAGGGGATGAATAATAAGGTCGTGACCTTCATCCGCGTCGAAAAATTTAACAATGAGATCAAGGTCCCCTCGGGCCCGGAAAGCGGCATCCTCGCAGGAAAAAAGTTCTCGGAGATGATAACGCTCGCCCAGGAGGCGACGGAGTGGGCTCTAGTGCGGGAATCGAGGCCGAACTGCACGATAATGATGCGCGAGGCCTCGGCTTATAATTGGGGCGCCCTTCTCTTCTTCTTCGAGATGGCAACGGCTTTCGAGGGGGAACTGCTGGGAGTCAACGCCTTCGACCAGCCCGGCGTGGAGGGATATAAGAACTATATGTATTATAAGCTCGGCAAACCCGGCCTTTCCGAGAAGGTCGCCGACGAAATAAAGAACAATCCTCTCCTCAAAAACCCCAAATTCATCCTATAA
- a CDS encoding OmpA family protein: MSKRTIVRYALIGLIILTAPNLFATSLFMSKEEKKANRETEMQELQKQFQWWPTDAQPAPIKDADMGGYWWWPKEPGTAAPGTTALWGNRGYIYMYKIIFDYKSEELPPPKPQELRPSLLIKNIKKNVKIYFDYNKSYLRVDVKKILDEAVWTLKHNPDCSILITGNCDIRGTEKYNEKLGRQRADAVKDFMLKNGIPNSRIKIVSRGKLDAIAPVTDLVGMQKDRNAQFMIAEVEEVMIPAPGEAQLEQATKVEEGKYVIEEEKNVESKIKVSKREYVVQKGDTLSSIAKKELGNPAKWKYLYEVNKEKIKDPNKLKAGTKIIIPKE, translated from the coding sequence ATGTCGAAAAGGACGATCGTGAGATACGCATTAATCGGCCTGATCATTTTGACCGCGCCGAACCTGTTTGCCACAAGCCTTTTCATGAGCAAAGAGGAGAAAAAGGCCAACCGCGAAACCGAAATGCAGGAATTACAGAAACAATTCCAATGGTGGCCTACCGACGCTCAACCGGCTCCCATAAAGGACGCGGATATGGGCGGATACTGGTGGTGGCCGAAGGAGCCCGGCACTGCTGCGCCCGGCACGACCGCGCTGTGGGGGAACAGGGGTTACATATACATGTATAAGATAATATTCGATTATAAATCGGAAGAATTGCCTCCCCCCAAGCCGCAGGAATTGAGGCCGTCGCTGCTCATCAAGAACATAAAAAAGAACGTCAAGATCTACTTTGATTATAACAAATCCTATTTGCGCGTTGACGTCAAGAAGATCCTCGATGAGGCCGTCTGGACTTTAAAGCATAATCCCGACTGCAGCATCCTTATAACAGGTAACTGCGACATCCGCGGAACGGAAAAATACAATGAAAAACTCGGAAGGCAGCGCGCCGACGCGGTGAAAGATTTCATGCTCAAGAACGGTATACCGAATAGCCGTATCAAGATAGTAAGCCGCGGAAAGCTCGACGCCATCGCGCCGGTCACAGACCTGGTCGGGATGCAGAAGGACCGCAACGCCCAGTTCATGATAGCCGAGGTCGAGGAGGTAATGATCCCGGCCCCGGGCGAGGCGCAGCTCGAACAGGCCACGAAGGTTGAAGAGGGAAAATATGTCATCGAGGAAGAGAAGAATGTCGAGAGCAAGATAAAGGTCTCCAAAAGAGAGTATGTAGTGCAGAAAGGCGATACTCTTTCTTCCATCGCGAAGAAGGAACTCGGGAATCCCGCGAAGTGGAAATATCTCTATGAGGTCAACAAGGAAAAAATCAAGGACCCGAACAAATTGAAAGCCGGGACCAAAATTATCATCCCTAAAGAATAA